In Zingiber officinale cultivar Zhangliang chromosome 6A, Zo_v1.1, whole genome shotgun sequence, a single genomic region encodes these proteins:
- the LOC121994773 gene encoding shaggy-related protein kinase kappa-like: MAVASAEGGLDPILAYTAGVEIEQLQWSSSQPDWSMNPNYSEFKFPCMKGHPWHKFFANFVPPEAIDLVSTLFQYSPNLRLTTLEACSHPFFDELRDPNTCLLSGKPLPPLFNFTSKELESASPELVRRLLPEH; the protein is encoded by the exons ATGGCAGTCGCTTCTGCTGAGGGTGGCCTCGATCCCATACTTGCCTACACTGCCGGAGTAGAGATCGAGCAGCTGCAGTGGTCTTCCTCCCAGCCCGACTGG TCTATGAACCCAAATTATTCAGAATTCAAATTTCCATGCATGAAAGGTCACCCTTGGCATAAG TTTTTTGCAAATTTTGTACCCCCCGAGGCAATTGATCTTGTGTCAACACTATTTCAATACTCACCTAATTTGCGTCTTACAACG TTGGAGGCCTGCTCTCATCCATTCTTTGATGAATTGAGAGATCCTAACACATGTTTGCTTAGTGGCAAACCTCTTCCTCCTTTATTCAACTTCACATCTAAAG AGCTTGAAAGCGCTTCTCCTGAACTAGTTCGACGCCTCCTACCCGAGCATTGA